One Microbacterium sp. zg-B96 genomic region harbors:
- a CDS encoding DUF4082 domain-containing protein, with product MATALLALVAAGLIAAPAVAVPEAATTGIFADDLKPETAADIDRSQVELGVRFRPGTSGSVTALQYYQGVGSGAVTTATLWGSDGSVLARVSFEESAEVGWRTIELDAPVELTAGSQYTVSYNAPRGRYPVIEEDLDSARQQNGFALRAGAGVYRYGDTSEVPTDTYEGSNYLVDIVYVPAAGGSEQPPTPTPTPTPTPAPSPTPRPTVTPSPTPTPTPTPTPTPTAEPTPTPTPTPTPTPTPTPTPTPTPTPGGSFPTADSAGLPDGWQPAREVSGDFWVRTAGAVVEDLRVTNGTIYVDAPNVTLRRVEAINTNVVNDYRNICRNGLVIEDSTFTTQGQTSDQDLFLIGPGGYTVRNVLVDGAAEGLRVAGDDYGCEGVTVEDSFIRVTSPDICNDWHGDGIQGYYGGHLIIRNSAVFMEEINGCYGTAAFFYPHSQGNTSLDVDGLLVSGGGYPFRNGMPATVRNLHVLDGSWGYAPIDVKCSVVSVWQADVARLDGSGQPVPIRPLSCSTEGGR from the coding sequence GTGGCCACTGCGCTCCTGGCCCTCGTGGCAGCTGGACTCATCGCCGCGCCCGCGGTCGCTGTCCCCGAAGCTGCCACGACCGGCATCTTCGCCGACGACCTCAAGCCGGAAACCGCCGCGGACATCGACCGCAGTCAGGTGGAACTCGGCGTGCGGTTCCGCCCTGGCACCTCTGGGAGCGTCACCGCGCTGCAGTATTACCAGGGCGTGGGCTCCGGCGCCGTGACGACTGCCACGCTCTGGGGATCGGACGGCAGCGTGCTCGCCCGGGTGTCCTTCGAGGAGTCGGCAGAGGTGGGATGGCGCACCATCGAGTTGGATGCGCCCGTCGAACTCACGGCGGGGAGTCAGTACACGGTCTCCTACAACGCCCCCCGCGGCCGCTACCCGGTGATCGAGGAGGATCTGGACAGTGCGCGCCAACAGAACGGCTTCGCTCTGCGCGCCGGTGCCGGCGTCTACCGCTATGGCGACACGAGCGAAGTACCCACCGACACGTACGAGGGCTCGAACTATCTCGTCGACATCGTCTATGTCCCCGCGGCCGGCGGCTCGGAACAGCCTCCGACACCGACACCGACACCGACACCGACACCTGCCCCCAGCCCCACGCCCCGTCCAACGGTCACGCCCAGCCCGACACCCACACCCACACCCACACCCACTCCGACACCGACCGCAGAGCCCACGCCGACGCCGACACCCACCCCGACGCCGACACCCACCCCGACGCCGACACCCACCCCGACGCCGACACCCGGAGGCAGCTTCCCCACCGCCGATTCCGCCGGCCTCCCCGATGGCTGGCAGCCGGCACGCGAGGTCTCGGGCGACTTCTGGGTCCGCACGGCGGGAGCCGTCGTGGAGGACCTCCGCGTGACCAATGGCACGATCTACGTCGATGCCCCCAACGTCACCCTGCGACGGGTCGAGGCGATCAACACGAACGTCGTGAACGACTATCGCAACATCTGTCGCAACGGCCTGGTGATCGAGGACTCGACGTTCACGACGCAGGGCCAGACGTCCGACCAGGACCTGTTCCTCATCGGACCGGGCGGCTACACGGTGCGCAATGTCCTCGTCGACGGCGCTGCCGAGGGCCTGCGTGTCGCGGGTGACGACTACGGGTGTGAGGGCGTGACCGTGGAGGACTCCTTCATCCGCGTGACCTCTCCGGACATCTGCAACGACTGGCACGGCGACGGCATCCAGGGGTACTACGGCGGCCACCTCATTATCCGCAACTCCGCGGTGTTCATGGAGGAGATCAACGGCTGCTACGGCACCGCCGCGTTCTTCTACCCGCACAGTCAGGGCAACACGTCGCTCGACGTCGACGGTCTGCTGGTCAGCGGCGGCGGTTATCCGTTCCGCAATGGGATGCCCGCGACGGTGAGGAACCTGCACGTGCTGGACGGGTCATGGGGCTACGCCCCCATCGATGTGAAGTGCTCGGTGGTATCGGTCTGGCAGGCCGATGTCGCCCGACTCGACGGCTCGGGTCAGCCCGTCCCGATCCGGCCTCTCAGCTGCTCGACGGAGGGCGGTCGCTGA
- a CDS encoding VanZ family protein, with amino-acid sequence MTDAEVVGRRWVLGALALYAGLVGLVLLLPVSYGAVVNALADALRSLFGLDAFGSGWIEFTANIVMFIPLGFLFTLLVRRHWLGVVVALAASVAAELAQLLIPSREPSLRDVLANTVGAGLGAVLAWMLVLRRRRACRRAGSVNGSSGVA; translated from the coding sequence ATGACTGATGCTGAGGTCGTTGGTCGGCGCTGGGTACTGGGCGCACTCGCGCTCTATGCGGGGCTCGTCGGACTCGTCCTGCTCCTACCGGTTTCCTACGGCGCCGTCGTGAACGCACTCGCGGATGCCCTGAGGTCTTTGTTCGGGCTCGACGCGTTCGGTTCGGGGTGGATCGAGTTCACCGCGAACATCGTCATGTTCATTCCCCTGGGGTTCTTGTTCACCCTTCTTGTCCGCCGTCATTGGCTGGGTGTCGTCGTCGCCCTCGCCGCCTCGGTGGCTGCTGAGCTCGCGCAGCTTCTCATCCCCTCACGCGAGCCGAGTCTGCGTGACGTCCTTGCGAACACTGTCGGCGCAGGGTTGGGGGCGGTGCTGGCGTGGATGCTGGTGCTGCGCCGCCGGCGCGCGTGCCGCAGGGCCGGATCGGTGAACGGGTCTAGCGGAGTCGCTTGA
- a CDS encoding glycosyltransferase family 4 protein, with translation MIRVLLIAPACDGEDVGESWLAFQWARELAERSDVTVLTSYKAGHTPVSVQLPGVRVIEWAEPPFVGRFERLNSLMQPGYVPFYARARRWIRAMLAAGEHFDVAHQVVPVAMRYPSPAAGLGIPMIIGPVGGSLGSPASFAPEEGATPWYQRLRGLDGLRMRHDPLLRRTYESADLVIAIAPYVADFLDRLAIKRLAFMSETAVHDVQAPIDRVGRPGPVRLLHVGRTVRTKGLRDVIRAMGLLGDLDVVLDVVGDGNDRAACEALAGELGLGERVAFHGALPRAAVDAFYERADIFVFPSYREPGGNVALEAMAFSLPVIVCDRGGPAANVNDTCAVVLPAASPQQLAVDVAGAVRALVTDPDRRHRMGAAARDHVVATHVWPRRFDRMLGFYGEVSDRPPSSS, from the coding sequence ATGATACGAGTGCTGCTGATCGCACCCGCCTGCGATGGTGAGGATGTCGGCGAGTCCTGGCTGGCGTTCCAATGGGCTAGGGAGCTCGCCGAACGCTCAGATGTGACGGTGCTCACGAGCTACAAGGCAGGGCACACGCCGGTGTCGGTCCAGTTGCCCGGGGTGCGGGTCATCGAGTGGGCGGAGCCCCCGTTCGTCGGCCGCTTCGAACGACTCAACAGCCTGATGCAGCCGGGATACGTGCCCTTCTACGCCCGCGCCCGGCGCTGGATTCGCGCCATGCTCGCAGCGGGTGAGCACTTCGATGTCGCGCACCAGGTCGTTCCGGTGGCGATGAGATACCCATCGCCCGCTGCGGGACTGGGCATTCCGATGATCATCGGACCGGTCGGGGGGAGTCTGGGGTCGCCGGCCTCGTTCGCACCCGAAGAGGGAGCCACCCCCTGGTATCAACGGCTGCGGGGCCTCGACGGCCTGCGTATGCGCCACGATCCACTGCTGCGACGGACGTACGAGTCTGCCGATCTTGTGATCGCCATCGCACCCTACGTGGCGGATTTCCTCGATCGCCTCGCGATCAAGCGACTGGCGTTTATGAGCGAAACGGCTGTCCACGACGTTCAGGCGCCAATTGACCGGGTCGGGCGCCCCGGACCGGTGCGGCTTCTGCACGTCGGACGCACGGTGCGCACGAAAGGGCTCAGGGACGTGATCCGCGCGATGGGCTTGCTCGGCGATCTGGACGTGGTGCTGGACGTAGTCGGCGATGGGAACGACAGGGCGGCCTGTGAGGCCCTGGCCGGCGAACTTGGGCTGGGCGAGCGCGTCGCCTTCCACGGGGCGCTCCCTCGCGCGGCGGTCGACGCCTTCTATGAGCGCGCGGACATCTTCGTGTTCCCGAGCTACCGGGAACCTGGGGGGAACGTCGCGCTCGAGGCGATGGCGTTCTCACTCCCCGTGATCGTGTGCGACCGTGGCGGACCTGCCGCCAACGTGAACGACACGTGTGCCGTCGTGCTCCCTGCCGCGTCGCCACAGCAACTGGCGGTCGACGTCGCCGGCGCGGTGCGTGCTCTCGTGACGGATCCCGACCGACGGCACCGTATGGGCGCCGCCGCTCGGGATCATGTCGTGGCCACCCACGTCTGGCCGCGACGATTCGACCGCATGCTCGGGTTCTACGGAGAAGTCAGCGACCGCCCTCCGTCGAGCAGCTGA